In Anopheles arabiensis isolate DONGOLA chromosome 2, AaraD3, whole genome shotgun sequence, the genomic window CTTTATTGAGATGATAATAAAACACCTTAGGGGGATGGAAGAGGAATGCTGTACAACACAATTCGTCCATCATTCCGTACTGATACAAGGTGCTTTCATTGCATTctttgcaataaaacaaattctGCCATAAACAAAGCGTCATGGCGATGTTATGACGCATTTTGTCTTACAAAGTGGAATTATTTCCAGTCATCATTGTTTCATGCTGAGTTCGGCttgcttcttttctttacTAATGCTGACGCGAGCTAGGAGTTTTTGGTCCGGGATAGGTTTAGGATCAGTTAGAGCTATGATAAGTCCAGCAACAGTTCCAGATGTGAAATAGGCTGTGGATGTATTCCAGGATCTAGAATTATATCAGAACTTGTTTTGAATTCAAAAAAAGATGAATTGTAGAATGGAACTGTACTGGAACTAGAGTAAATGTGATGTCTGTTGCAGAGTTTAGATGAAATTAGTATGAGTTCTAGGACTATTGCTAAGTTCAGGGGTTGTCTTAGCATCGAGATAGGTTCAGAATCTGTTCCAAAATTCAAAGGCGTGTTGAGCATTTTTGATTTTCGGGGTATGTTTCAAGATATGTATAGATTCTTGAACGACTTCAAAATTGGAATAGATTCAGAATTTGTTTCGAGGCGGAATAAGTTTTGAGTCTGTATCAGTGTGAAGTCTGAAATTAATGTGAAGTAACTTTCATATTCGACATCCATGTTTTTGGACGGCTTAAAAGTCTAAAAGGTATCGATTTCAGAATCGTTAAAGGTGTAGGATCTATTTCCGTCCTTTAAAAAGATTAGGTATCAGTTTCGCGACTGAGATTATGTTGGAGTCAGTGCCatgatcaacaacaacaacactggGCACAAGAACCGTTGTCGATCAAGTCCTCTCTGTGCCTTTAGTGGGCTTTCAATGGCTTATTATTGATGCACcaatagcaggatagtcagtgcCACGGTCCATTcgtggcttgaacccatgacaggcatgttgttaagtcgtgcaagttgacgactgtaccatgagaccaaCCCAACAGAATAAGTTAAATATTAGTCGACGGATCGTTTAGGTTAAGAAACGGAATAAAATTGAGCTTATTTCCACTCCGAAACACTGTTTATTTCTaatcttaaaaaaaatagttctATGTTAAGTAGctgagtaaaacaaaagacaaacaagATTTGCTCCTCGGTGTATTTTACATTTTCGTATAGAAAAAACAGTATTTTTGGTTTCATTGATAACCTATCCCTCCCTGCTAGCAGCCACATTTACTACGCATCCGAGCACGACGAACAcgagcaccagcagcatcatcgcACGATACGGGCGGCGACCGCTAAGAAGGAACGCATCTGGGACTTTGGTGTAATACCGTACGAGATCGACGGCAACTTTAGCGGCATGCACAAGGCCCTGTTCCGGCAGGCGATGCGCCACTGGGAAAACTATACCTGCATCAAATTCGTCGAGCGCAATCCCATTGACCATCCGAACTATATCGTCTTTACGGAGCGTGCCTGCGGGTAAGAGAAGCGGAAGCGATTGTGTCAGTCCAGGCAGGCCGTGCTCTACTCACTTGCTTCTCATTACTTCCCGCTCCTCCCTTCCCTAACAGCTGCTGTTCGTTTGTCGGCAAGCGGGGCAATGGGCCACAGGCCATCTCGATCGGTAAGAATTGCGATAAGTTCGGCATTGTGGTGCACGAGCTCGGGCACGTGGTAGGCTTCTGGCATGAGCATACCCGCCCGGACCGGGAGAACCACGTCGTGATCGAGAAGAACAACATCGTGGTCGGGCAGGAGTACAACTTCAACAAGCTGACGGAGGACGAGGTAAACTCGCTCGGACTGCCGTACGACTACGACTCGATCATGCATTACGCACGCAACACGTTCTCGAAGGGTACCTATCTCGATACGATCTTCCCGATTGAGATGCCCGGTCGCAAGCGGCCCGAAATTGGGCAGCGGTTGCGACTGAGCGAGGGTGACATCGCACAAGCTAACCTGCTCTACAAGTGTGCTAGTAAGTATACCAAGTAGTTTTGGGAGTATTTTTGGATATAAGaccgaagaagaaggaaaatattGCTTCTTTATTGGGACTATTTGCTGTCTTTTTGTACACAGGCTGTTTCCATTACTTATTGTCTAATAGTTAACTGAAATAGTTGCTGAAAGGCTTCATTCAATTTAAGAATCCATCCTTATACGTTATGCTCTGCCTAGGTGTTGCAATTCCCCGGACGTGTTTAGTaaaagtattatttatttatttttcgtttaaaagaataatattttgataacatataCCAagattcatttcaattttccgAATGTAGTCAGTAGGGCCAAAATAATCGTTCCTCGATAATTCAATCCACTTTGATCAAAAGGTCTTTGAGGCAAGCATATCTCTTACATTTCCAGGTAATGCTCATTACGTGTGGATCGAAGAATGTTAGTTCGGTTAGGAAATTTTAACTGGAAAAAACTAATGAAACTACTTTTATTAAACACACCCAAGCATTTCATTTTCTACGAACACTTTCAACCATCGTTGCTGAAAGCAATCGAACCAAAAAACATCAAAGCGTTCTTCTGTTACCGTTCTCACGATACGGTATTCTGCAATTTACACAGATCCCTTAACCAATTTTTCATGCTCAACTTAACCCTATCCGGTACAAGTGCACCCGGTTTTCTGACTAATAACTACCGAAGTCGCTCACCGCTCATGCCGGTgtgatttttcattcatggCTGCACGAACACCGGCCCGCTTACGCTTGATAGACTGCCAACCCATCGATCCAACTCAATGCTTTACCTGAtccttcgtcttcttcttctgcttcttctttccACCCATTCCATCCCAGAATGTGGACGCACGTTTCAGGAAAACTCGGCCAGCTTTACCTCCCCGACGTACTACTCCACCACACCGCCAACCGAACCGGAACGGTGCGAGTGGCGCATCACGGCTACGCACGGCGAAAGGATAGTGCTCAACATAACCGATCTGGTACGGCCAGggctacacaaacacacataaaatcacacacacacacatacacacacttcaGCGGCACACTCACATTCGCAACCTcttcaaaaaagcaaaaaccgaACCTTTTTTACTCGTTTTATTCAAACTCATCCAATTCCAACACTAGAACGGACCGGGGCCGTTCTCTCCCACACACCGGATCAGTGCCAGTACcgcaaaaagagagagatttCTTGTCGCTTTTGCTCTGCGCGTTTCCTGGTCACTGAACCGGACGGGCGGTCAGAGGATGTGAAACATGATTTCTCATTTCcccattttacattttcaccCTTACATCACCCTTTCGCCCGGCAGGATATTTACAAATCAAACAGCTGCCGGTCGGATTATCTCGAGATACGGGATGGCTACTGGCACAAGTCGCCGATACTGGGGAAATTTTGCGGCTCCGGCAAGGTGAACGAGCTGATCCGGTCCACCGGCAGCCGTATGCTGCTCACGTACACGACCACCTTCCGGCAGGCATCGATGCGAGGCTTTGCGGCCAACTACGAAGGTGAGTGCGGGGCGGGACAGGGTGTTGATAGAACGCAGCACTGTCCACCGAAGATTAAGTGTGTTGGGCAAAATCGAGAACATTAAAAATGGTAAGCGTATTTGTATTTGATAGCAAAAGATTTATAAAAATAGCTCAGGCgtgaaaataatgtaattttCCGACAATTTAAAATACTTCTAAACAAATTGTTATGCAAGAATGAATTGCTAAATTTTCGCAAACAATATGCATAAAGCTAACGCGTCAGTTTGCCCACCAACCCTATCTCTGTTGATTCAATATTGATTACAATTCTAGGACCAGAATGCTCGAGGGATTAAATCGAATTCGACCGTTATGACTAATTTATATCGATCAATATTTCAACAGAACTACTCCCGTGCATAGGGGTTTTTGATTGTAGTACAAATTGCTTTTGAAATTGCAATTCAAAACCATTTTCAAgctattgaaatgaaaaacctATCCATAATCGACCTCAAATCTCCTCCAGTTTTATGTGTGGCCCACTTTAACGCTCCCATTGCTTTGTTTCTGTTGCTGACCGTCTGCCCGTCTTTCACCAGCAATCTGTGGCGGCGATATGAACCTCGAATCGGGCGGGCGGCTCGAATCGCCCAACTACCCCGTCGACTACCTGCCGAACAAGGAGTGCATCTGGCGGATAACCGTGCCGAAAGACTACCAGGTCGCGCTCAAGTTCCAATCGTTCGAGGTGGAAAACCACGACAACTGCGTGTACGACTACGTCGAGGTGCGGGACGGCGGGTCAGCCGATTCGCGGCTTATCGGCGTGTTCTGTGGGTACAAAATACCGCCCGACATGAAGTAAGATTAGCTGCCGTTTTCCACGTATCCTTGCCGTTAAGTgctgacttttttttctcttccaaaTCCCCAAACTCATAGGTCAACGTCCAACAAGCTGTTCGTGAAGTTCGTCTCGGACGGATCGGTGCAGAAGGCGGGCTTTTCGGCCACCTTCATGAAGGAGGTGGACGAGTGCGAGCACATGGACCATGGCTGCGAGCACGAGTGCATCAACACGCTCGGGGGGTACGAGTGTGCCTGCTACATCGGGTACGAGCTGCACAGCGATAAGAAATCGTGCGAAAGTAAGTGTGTGCAACTTTGGAGCAGTTTCACGCGCCAAAAGGGAGacgatttgtttgttgtgtgtgtgtattctttTTAAGAAGCTGCGAAAACATGACAACGGTCCCCCTAGGAACGGATGGCAGTTGGGAAGACGGAGTTTGCATCCATTGTTTGCTCCCGATTGCAGGCGGGATTAGTTGCATGGGTTGGGGTGGGTGGGGTCCGCTGATCCGATTAAAGCTCGGTCCGAAAACAGTTTCCCTTACTTTGACCctgatgtgtgtgtacgtgtgtttgtgtatttgcaGATGCTTGCGGAGGTCAGCTGGACACGCCGAATGGCACAATCCTATCGCCGTCCTTCCCGAAGGAGTACCCGATCATGAAGGAGTGCGTGTGGGAGATAGTGGCGTTGCCGCAGCACAAAATCACGCTCAACTTTACCCACTTCGACCTGGAGGGCAACACCTTCTACCAGGCGTCCGAGTGCGAGTACGACTACGTGGCGGTGCTGTCGAAAAGCCCGGACGGTACGCTGCACAAGCACGGCTCGTACTGTGGGTACACCGTGCCGGCACCGATTACGTCCGAGTGGAACATCCTGCGGGTGGTGTTCAAGTCCGATAAGACGATCCAGAAGACGGGCTTTGCCGCCGTTTACTTTACCGACATCGATGAGTGTGCCGTCAACAATGGCGGATGCCAGCAGGAGTGCAAAAACACGGTCGGCTCGTACGTGTGCTCGTGCCGGAACGGGTACACGCTGCACGACAATGGGCACGACTGCAAGGAGAGTGGCTGCAAGCACGAAATCTTTACACCGCACGGCCAAATCCTCAGCCCCAACTATCCGGATTACTATCCACCGAAGAAGGATTGCATCTGGCACTTTACCACGACGCCCGGCCATCGGATACGGTTGGTGTTCAATGTGTTCGATATTGAGCCACAtcaggtgagtgtgtgtgggtgtgtgggtgtgtgtgcttcccATTGTCGCCGGACACGATGGGAAGCTTTTGGTTTTCATTGACGAATAATCCTGTCCCAATCCTTTGGCACACCGACAGGAATGCGCATACGACCATATCGTCATCTATGACGGCAACTCCCCGGACAGTCACACGCTGGGCCGGTTCTGTGGTGCCAAAATCCCCCACCCCATCTCGTCGTCCTCCAACCAGATGTACATGGTGTTCAATACGGACACTAGCGTCCAGCGGAAGGGTTTCTTTGCCAGCCACTCGACTGCTTGCGGGGGCCGCCTGAAGGCAACCGAGGTAAAGAACCACTTCTACTCGCACATCAAGTTCGGCTCGGGCATGTACGACAATGGGGCCGACTGCGAATGGACGATCGTGGCGGATTCGGGCCAGAACGTGCAGCTCAAGTTTCTCAGCTTCGAGCTGGAGGAGGAAAAGATGTGCTCGTACGACTACGTCGAGGTGTACGGCGGACTGGACGACGAGAGTGGCCCCCTGCACGGAAAGTACTGTGGCAATGCGGTATGTGTAACGGCTTTGCGTAGGGGATGCACGTGGTTATCCCGTACAGCGCCTTTCCTTTTGATTGTCGCTTGCATATGGTATCGCTCTATCGCtatattttgcttcttttttttctttttctttctgtgttttgtgtgcgtgtgtgtgtgtgtgttttcttcttttgtgtttttcatttccGGCATTTACTACTACCTCCCCCCCCGGATGTGTGTGCTTCCTTGCCGTGTGCTCTCTTGCCTTGTTTTTGTCTCTCTTTTTTCGGCGGcgccaacaccaccatcaccactaccAGAATCCACCGGAAATCATCTCGATGCACGAGGCGCTCATGGTGCGGTTCCGGTCGGACGACACGGTTGGATTCAAGGGCTTTTCCGCTGCGTACGTCGCCATCAAATCTAACGATGACGTGCTGACCACCGACGAAGAAGGTTCTGATAGTTCCGATATCATCCCGTTTCCCGGTTCACTAAAAACAGTGTTCATCAAACAGGGCGAAGAtatggacgaggaggaggaggacgacgataTCGATTATGAGATCTACCCGAACCGACCGGCCAACAGTAAGGTGCACGTCGCGGTGCACAACGAAATACGCTCATCTCAGGCGATTGACTGAAACATAATCAAATACTTTGCCACGTAAGGTGGTGCAGTGCGCGCGCGCCATCGGTATCATCCAGGCCACCGATCCGCcagcacacatgcacgcatccagagggagagggggaaagagatggagagagaCGAGAGAGACCCTACGCGAGCTGCCAACTTCATGGACAATATACTATCGACCTAACCGCGACGCGCGTTGTTCCACCAGCCATACCAGCAGCCTCCGTCCACAATGAGTAGATTGTTTCAAGTACAGTACAGACGCGAACACGAACCGGTGTGGCCGGAAGTGCTAGCTGCAAGTATGTTCTGTACTTGAGTTCTTTCCAAAACAGGTTCACTCATTGCTGGACATTAACTACCTTCGTCACAATGGACGTGCTCATGTCTTCCCCGTGTGTGGCGTAGGGGATAATTagccaaacaaaaacgacCGTTTCGAGGGAGCGTGGA contains:
- the LOC120908616 gene encoding tolloid-like protein 1 isoform X3; protein product: MMGLRPSECRGNPREGCHHRQAPPATMRNRKPSRATVGAPRPSGWVPAIVMVIVAINQLTEGLELNETLITRRHQQHRYTIDELLDARFPKSISGDIDMDPCKSSGFMGDIAMPNVNYETEWQRQRMNKSLEQDIVKLKQEVYLEGLQVEEEGMTDMIRKKTKQRASTPLSGMTSATGGAYAHSGTSYESENSITDSSGEPPVKATIIDNRDNIIVPREPETTVAGGVGGDGERTGEKKATTANKKNATGAVRNIDHDRIQSDTKDIVIDSISDNIISNNHVSSRKVATYALPTKPPTAVTAAAGSHSVSTDSHPAQVAAGSNETKPMSSILAVVKLASSSGNGEQDAVGQAGTRTRRRHRRRRRQQQHPRLHDADHTGDDPTSKTTSGKTPLKNDGMVVNKNSYHSRLERLRVELGTVTYSVRDRNLRSSHHNQHHHPDEEPLAERSSQNRTPRKKRRRTGGDSPRRDHQHQDVITNDDRKPPPTANGNDDGNRNEQRVNVDIDRASLVDGMKQHSEAHGYDKSYHPRAQPQHQQHRHRSEHHHLHEQAHGTHFTHAGPNVGADNGMNLHFRPDHKAPARAGKDQDPPEPQHLPVEDDIDDDEADSSHIYYASEHDEHEHQQHHRTIRAATAKKERIWDFGVIPYEIDGNFSGMHKALFRQAMRHWENYTCIKFVERNPIDHPNYIVFTERACGCCSFVGKRGNGPQAISIGKNCDKFGIVVHELGHVVGFWHEHTRPDRENHVVIEKNNIVVGQEYNFNKLTEDEVNSLGLPYDYDSIMHYARNTFSKGTYLDTIFPIEMPGRKRPEIGQRLRLSEGDIAQANLLYKCAKCGRTFQENSASFTSPTYYSTTPPTEPERCEWRITATHGERIVLNITDLDIYKSNSCRSDYLEIRDGYWHKSPILGKFCGSGKVNELIRSTGSRMLLTYTTTFRQASMRGFAANYEAICGGDMNLESGGRLESPNYPVDYLPNKECIWRITVPKDYQVALKFQSFEVENHDNCVYDYVEVRDGGSADSRLIGVFCGYKIPPDMKSTSNKLFVKFVSDGSVQKAGFSATFMKEVDECEHMDHGCEHECINTLGGYECACYIGYELHSDKKSCENACGGQLDTPNGTILSPSFPKEYPIMKECVWEIVALPQHKITLNFTHFDLEGNTFYQASECEYDYVAVLSKSPDGTLHKHGSYCGYTVPAPITSEWNILRVVFKSDKTIQKTGFAAVYFTDIDECAVNNGGCQQECKNTVGSYVCSCRNGYTLHDNGHDCKESGCKHEIFTPHGQILSPNYPDYYPPKKDCIWHFTTTPGHRIRLVFNVFDIEPHQECAYDHIVIYDGNSPDSHTLGRFCGAKIPHPISSSSNQMYMVFNTDTSVQRKGFFASHSTACGGRLKATEVKNHFYSHIKFGSGMYDNGADCEWTIVADSGQNVQLKFLSFELEEEKMCSYDYVEVYGGLDDESGPLHGKYCGNANPPEIISMHEALMVRFRSDDTVGFKGFSAAYVAIKSNDDVLTTDEEGRRYGRGGGGRRYRL
- the LOC120908616 gene encoding tolloid-like protein 1 isoform X1; translated protein: MMGLRPSECRGNPREGCHHRQAPPATMRNRKPSRATVGAPRPSGWVPAIVMVIVAINQLTEGLELNETLITRRHQQHRYTIDELLDARFPKSISGDIDMDPCKSSGFMGDIAMPNVNYETEWQRQRMNKSLEQDIVKLKQEVYLEGLQVEEEGMTDMIRKKTKQRASTPLSGMTSATGGAYAHSGTSYESENSITDSSGEPPVKATIIDNRDNIIVPREPETTVAGGVGGDGERTGEKKATTANKKNATGAVRNIDHDRIQSDTKDIVIDSISDNIISNNHVSSRKVATYALPTKPPTAVTAAAGSHSVSTDSHPAQVAAGSNETKPMSSILAVVKLASSSGNGEQDAVGQAGTRTRRRHRRRRRQQQHPRLHDADHTGDDPTSKTTSGKTPLKNDGMVVNKNSYHSRLERLRVELGTVTYSVRDRNLRSSHHNQHHHPDEEPLAERSSQNRTPRKKRRRTGGDSPRRDHQHQDVITNDDRKPPPTANGNDDGNRNEQRVNVDIDRASLVDGMKQHSEAHGYDKSYHPRAQPQHQQHRHRSEHHHLHEQAHGTHFTHAGPNVGADNGMNLHFRPDHKAPARAGKDQDPPEPQHLPVEDDIDDDEADSSHIYYASEHDEHEHQQHHRTIRAATAKKERIWDFGVIPYEIDGNFSGMHKALFRQAMRHWENYTCIKFVERNPIDHPNYIVFTERACGCCSFVGKRGNGPQAISIGKNCDKFGIVVHELGHVVGFWHEHTRPDRENHVVIEKNNIVVGQEYNFNKLTEDEVNSLGLPYDYDSIMHYARNTFSKGTYLDTIFPIEMPGRKRPEIGQRLRLSEGDIAQANLLYKCAKCGRTFQENSASFTSPTYYSTTPPTEPERCEWRITATHGERIVLNITDLDIYKSNSCRSDYLEIRDGYWHKSPILGKFCGSGKVNELIRSTGSRMLLTYTTTFRQASMRGFAANYEAICGGDMNLESGGRLESPNYPVDYLPNKECIWRITVPKDYQVALKFQSFEVENHDNCVYDYVEVRDGGSADSRLIGVFCGYKIPPDMKSTSNKLFVKFVSDGSVQKAGFSATFMKEVDECEHMDHGCEHECINTLGGYECACYIGYELHSDKKSCENACGGQLDTPNGTILSPSFPKEYPIMKECVWEIVALPQHKITLNFTHFDLEGNTFYQASECEYDYVAVLSKSPDGTLHKHGSYCGYTVPAPITSEWNILRVVFKSDKTIQKTGFAAVYFTDIDECAVNNGGCQQECKNTVGSYVCSCRNGYTLHDNGHDCKESGCKHEIFTPHGQILSPNYPDYYPPKKDCIWHFTTTPGHRIRLVFNVFDIEPHQECAYDHIVIYDGNSPDSHTLGRFCGAKIPHPISSSSNQMYMVFNTDTSVQRKGFFASHSTACGGRLKATEVKNHFYSHIKFGSGMYDNGADCEWTIVADSGQNVQLKFLSFELEEEKMCSYDYVEVYGGLDDESGPLHGKYCGNANPPEIISMHEALMVRFRSDDTVGFKGFSAAYVAIKSNDDVLTTDEEGSDSSDIIPFPGSLKTVFIKQGEDMDEEEEDDDIDYEIYPNRPANSKVHVAVHNEIRSSQAID
- the LOC120908616 gene encoding tolloid-like protein 1 isoform X2 is translated as MMGLRPSECRGNPREGCHHRQAPPATMRNRKPSRATVGAPRPSGWVPAIVMVIVAINQLTEGLELNETLITRRHQQHRYTIDELLDARFPKSISGDIDMDPCKSSGFMGDIAMPNVNYETEWQRQRMNKSLEQDIVKLKQEVYLEGLQVEEEGMTDMIRKKTKQRASTPLSGMTSATGGAYAHSGTSYESENSITDSSGEPPVKATIIDNRDNIIVPREPETTVAGGVGGDGERTGEKKATTANKKNATGAVRNIDHDRIQSDTKDIVIDSISDNIISNNHVSSRKVATYALPTKPPTAVTAAAGSHSVSTDSHPAQVAAGSNETKPMSSILAVVKLASSSGNGEQDAVGQAGTRTRRRHRRRRRQQQHPRLHDADHTGDDPTSKTTSGKTPLKNDGMVVNKNSYHSRLERLRVELGTVTYSVRDRNLRSSHHNQHHHPDEEPLAERSSQNRTPRKKRRRTGGDSPRRDHQHQDVITNDDRKPPPTANGNDDGNRNEQRVNVDIDRASLVDGMKQHSEAHGYDKSYHPRAQPQHQQHRHRSEHHHLHEQAHGTHFTHAGPNVGADNGMNLHFRPDHKAPARAGKDQDPPEPQHLPVEDDIDDDEADSHIYYASEHDEHEHQQHHRTIRAATAKKERIWDFGVIPYEIDGNFSGMHKALFRQAMRHWENYTCIKFVERNPIDHPNYIVFTERACGCCSFVGKRGNGPQAISIGKNCDKFGIVVHELGHVVGFWHEHTRPDRENHVVIEKNNIVVGQEYNFNKLTEDEVNSLGLPYDYDSIMHYARNTFSKGTYLDTIFPIEMPGRKRPEIGQRLRLSEGDIAQANLLYKCAKCGRTFQENSASFTSPTYYSTTPPTEPERCEWRITATHGERIVLNITDLDIYKSNSCRSDYLEIRDGYWHKSPILGKFCGSGKVNELIRSTGSRMLLTYTTTFRQASMRGFAANYEAICGGDMNLESGGRLESPNYPVDYLPNKECIWRITVPKDYQVALKFQSFEVENHDNCVYDYVEVRDGGSADSRLIGVFCGYKIPPDMKSTSNKLFVKFVSDGSVQKAGFSATFMKEVDECEHMDHGCEHECINTLGGYECACYIGYELHSDKKSCENACGGQLDTPNGTILSPSFPKEYPIMKECVWEIVALPQHKITLNFTHFDLEGNTFYQASECEYDYVAVLSKSPDGTLHKHGSYCGYTVPAPITSEWNILRVVFKSDKTIQKTGFAAVYFTDIDECAVNNGGCQQECKNTVGSYVCSCRNGYTLHDNGHDCKESGCKHEIFTPHGQILSPNYPDYYPPKKDCIWHFTTTPGHRIRLVFNVFDIEPHQECAYDHIVIYDGNSPDSHTLGRFCGAKIPHPISSSSNQMYMVFNTDTSVQRKGFFASHSTACGGRLKATEVKNHFYSHIKFGSGMYDNGADCEWTIVADSGQNVQLKFLSFELEEEKMCSYDYVEVYGGLDDESGPLHGKYCGNANPPEIISMHEALMVRFRSDDTVGFKGFSAAYVAIKSNDDVLTTDEEGSDSSDIIPFPGSLKTVFIKQGEDMDEEEEDDDIDYEIYPNRPANSKVHVAVHNEIRSSQAID